The following proteins are co-located in the Callithrix jacchus isolate 240 chromosome 10, calJac240_pri, whole genome shotgun sequence genome:
- the CLDN25 gene encoding LOW QUALITY PROTEIN: claudin-25 (The sequence of the model RefSeq protein was modified relative to this genomic sequence to represent the inferred CDS: substituted 1 base at 1 genomic stop codon): protein MAWSFHGKAQLGGLLLSLLGWVCSCVTTVLPQWKTLNLELNEMETXIMGIWEVCVDQEEVATVCKAFESFLSLPQELQVAHILMVTSHGLGLLGLLLSGFGSECFQFHRIRWVFKRRLGLLGGTLEVSASATTLLPVSWVAHATIQDWDDSIPDIIPQWEFGGALYLGWAAGIFLALGGLLLIFSACLGKDVPSPLVADPTVPPSWAPVEESDGSFHLLPRPRNLVI, encoded by the coding sequence ATGGCCTGGAGTTTTCATGGGAAAGCCCAGCTCGGAGggctgcttctctccctccttggCTGGGTCTGCTCCTGTGTTACCACCGTCCTGCCCCAGTGGAAGACTCTTAATCTGGAACTGAACGAGATGGAGACCTGAATCATGGGGATCTGGGAGGTCTGCGTGGATCAGGAGGAAGTTGCCACTGTGTGCAAGGCCTTTGAATCCTTCTTGTCTCTGCCCCAGGAGCTCCAGGTAGCACACATCCTCATGGTAACCTCCCATGGGCTGGGCCTATTGGGGCTTTTGCTCTCTGGCTTTGGGtctgaatgcttccagtttcacAGGATCAGATGGGTATTCAAGAGGCGACTTGGCCTCCTAGGAGGGACTTTGGAGGTATCAGCTTCAGCCACTACCCTCCTTCCAGTCTCCTGGGTGGCCCATGCTACAATCCAAGACTGGGATGACAGTATCCCTGACATCATACCTCAGTGGGAGTTTGGAGGTGCCCTCTACTTGGGCTGGGCTGCTGGTATTTTCCTGGCTCTTGGCGGGCTACTCCTCATCTTCTCGGCCTGTCTGGGAAAAGATGTCCCTTCTCCCTTGGTGGCTGATCCCACAGTTCCCCCATCCTGGGCTCCAGTGGAGGAGTCAGATGGCTCCTTCCACCTCCTGCCAAGACCTAGGAACCTGGTCATCTAG